In Prunus dulcis chromosome 1, ALMONDv2, whole genome shotgun sequence, the following are encoded in one genomic region:
- the LOC117615728 gene encoding tubulin-folding cofactor B-like isoform X2: MATRLQKIEGDESVLLRVTHSNLKTFSADIRFSLQSSVESVKDKLWRKCGTSVDSMSLHLYDEANTQVSILDDNSKPLGFYSPHDGYRLHVIDLDPSSVTSGGWLEDTSLVEKYTISQEAYEKRDGTYRKFKDKLASQNPSTFENKIPENYMEDLRVNIKVGDRCEVQPGDKRGVVKYVGRAESLAPGFWIGVQYDEPLGKHDGMVKGTRYFNCPPLHGGMVRPDKVKVGDYPERDPFEEDEI, from the exons ATGGCGACTCGGTTACAGAAGATCGAGGGAGACGAGTCCGTACTGTTGCGCGTAACTCATTCGAACCTCAAGACCTTCTCCGCCGATATCCGCTTCTCCCTCCAGAGCTCTGTGGAGTCCGTCAAGGACAAGCTATGGCGTAAATGCGGCACTTCTGTAGATTCCATGTCTCTCCACCTCTACGACGAGGCCAACACCCAAGTCTCCATTTTGGACGACAACTCCAAGCCCCTAGGCTTCTATTCCCCTCACGACGG CTACCGGCTACATGTTATAGATCTGGACCCTTCATCAGTGACCTCTGGTGGGTGGCTTGAGGACACATCGTTGGTGGAGAAGTACACTATTTCTCAAGAAGCTTATGAGAAACGAGATG GGACttatagaaaatttaaggACAAATTAGCATCTCAGAACCCATCAACTTTTGAGAATAAA ATACCAGAGAACTATATGGAAGATCTCCGCGTGAATATCAAG GTAGGAGATAGATGTGAAGTTCAACCAGGGGATAAAAGAGGTGTTGTTAAATATGTTGGTCGGGCAGAATCTCTGGCTCCTGGTTTCTGGATTGGAGTTCAATATGATGAACCATTGGGAAAGCATGATGGCAT GGTGAAAGGAACACGATATTTCAATTGCCCCCCACTTCATGGTGGAATGGTTCGGCCAGACAAAGTAAAG GTTGGTGACTACCCTGAACGAGATCCATTCGAGGAGGATGAAATTTAA
- the LOC117615728 gene encoding tubulin-folding cofactor B-like isoform X3, translated as MATRLQKIEGDESVLLRVTHSNLKTFSADIRFSLQSSVESVKDKLWRKCGTSVDSMSLHLYDEANTQVSILDDNSKPLGFYSPHDGYRLHVIDLDPSSVTSGGWLEDTSLVEKYTISQEAYEKRDGTYRKFKDKLASQNPSTFENKIPENYMEDLRVNIKVGDRCEVQPGDKRGVVKYVGRAESLAPGFWIGVQYDEPLGKHDGMLVTTLNEIHSRRMKFKQVLERFFPSTRERS; from the exons ATGGCGACTCGGTTACAGAAGATCGAGGGAGACGAGTCCGTACTGTTGCGCGTAACTCATTCGAACCTCAAGACCTTCTCCGCCGATATCCGCTTCTCCCTCCAGAGCTCTGTGGAGTCCGTCAAGGACAAGCTATGGCGTAAATGCGGCACTTCTGTAGATTCCATGTCTCTCCACCTCTACGACGAGGCCAACACCCAAGTCTCCATTTTGGACGACAACTCCAAGCCCCTAGGCTTCTATTCCCCTCACGACGG CTACCGGCTACATGTTATAGATCTGGACCCTTCATCAGTGACCTCTGGTGGGTGGCTTGAGGACACATCGTTGGTGGAGAAGTACACTATTTCTCAAGAAGCTTATGAGAAACGAGATG GGACttatagaaaatttaaggACAAATTAGCATCTCAGAACCCATCAACTTTTGAGAATAAA ATACCAGAGAACTATATGGAAGATCTCCGCGTGAATATCAAG GTAGGAGATAGATGTGAAGTTCAACCAGGGGATAAAAGAGGTGTTGTTAAATATGTTGGTCGGGCAGAATCTCTGGCTCCTGGTTTCTGGATTGGAGTTCAATATGATGAACCATTGGGAAAGCATGATGGCAT GTTGGTGACTACCCTGAACGAGATCCATTCGAGGAGGATGAAATTTAAGCAGGTCTTAGAGAGA TTCTTCCCTTCTACGAGAGAAAGAAGTTAA
- the LOC117615728 gene encoding tubulin-folding cofactor B-like isoform X1 has protein sequence MATRLQKIEGDESVLLRVTHSNLKTFSADIRFSLQSSVESVKDKLWRKCGTSVDSMSLHLYDEANTQVSILDDNSKPLGFYSPHDGYRLHVIDLDPSSVTSGGWLEDTSLVEKYTISQEAYEKRDGTYRKFKDKLASQNPSTFENKIPENYMEDLRVNIKVGDRCEVQPGDKRGVVKYVGRAESLAPGFWIGVQYDEPLGKHDGMLVTTLNEIHSRRMKFKQVLERVLLPFYERKKLKNQGVVIEVFLKK, from the exons ATGGCGACTCGGTTACAGAAGATCGAGGGAGACGAGTCCGTACTGTTGCGCGTAACTCATTCGAACCTCAAGACCTTCTCCGCCGATATCCGCTTCTCCCTCCAGAGCTCTGTGGAGTCCGTCAAGGACAAGCTATGGCGTAAATGCGGCACTTCTGTAGATTCCATGTCTCTCCACCTCTACGACGAGGCCAACACCCAAGTCTCCATTTTGGACGACAACTCCAAGCCCCTAGGCTTCTATTCCCCTCACGACGG CTACCGGCTACATGTTATAGATCTGGACCCTTCATCAGTGACCTCTGGTGGGTGGCTTGAGGACACATCGTTGGTGGAGAAGTACACTATTTCTCAAGAAGCTTATGAGAAACGAGATG GGACttatagaaaatttaaggACAAATTAGCATCTCAGAACCCATCAACTTTTGAGAATAAA ATACCAGAGAACTATATGGAAGATCTCCGCGTGAATATCAAG GTAGGAGATAGATGTGAAGTTCAACCAGGGGATAAAAGAGGTGTTGTTAAATATGTTGGTCGGGCAGAATCTCTGGCTCCTGGTTTCTGGATTGGAGTTCAATATGATGAACCATTGGGAAAGCATGATGGCAT GTTGGTGACTACCCTGAACGAGATCCATTCGAGGAGGATGAAATTTAAGCAGGTCTTAGAGAGAGTAC TTCTTCCCTTCTACGAGAGAAAGAAGTTAAAGAATCAAGGTGTAGTAATTGAGGTCTTCCTGAAGAAGTGA
- the LOC117615728 gene encoding tubulin-folding cofactor B-like isoform X4, whose product MATRLQKIEGDESVLLRVTHSNLKTFSADIRFSLQSSVESVKDKLWRKCGTSVDSMSLHLYDEANTQVSILDDNSKPLGFYSPHDGYRLHVIDLDPSSVTSGGWLEDTSLVEKYTISQEAYEKRDGTYRKFKDKLASQNPSTFENKIPENYMEDLRVNIKVGDRCEVQPGDKRGVVKYVGRAESLAPGFWIGVQYDEPLGKHDGM is encoded by the exons ATGGCGACTCGGTTACAGAAGATCGAGGGAGACGAGTCCGTACTGTTGCGCGTAACTCATTCGAACCTCAAGACCTTCTCCGCCGATATCCGCTTCTCCCTCCAGAGCTCTGTGGAGTCCGTCAAGGACAAGCTATGGCGTAAATGCGGCACTTCTGTAGATTCCATGTCTCTCCACCTCTACGACGAGGCCAACACCCAAGTCTCCATTTTGGACGACAACTCCAAGCCCCTAGGCTTCTATTCCCCTCACGACGG CTACCGGCTACATGTTATAGATCTGGACCCTTCATCAGTGACCTCTGGTGGGTGGCTTGAGGACACATCGTTGGTGGAGAAGTACACTATTTCTCAAGAAGCTTATGAGAAACGAGATG GGACttatagaaaatttaaggACAAATTAGCATCTCAGAACCCATCAACTTTTGAGAATAAA ATACCAGAGAACTATATGGAAGATCTCCGCGTGAATATCAAG GTAGGAGATAGATGTGAAGTTCAACCAGGGGATAAAAGAGGTGTTGTTAAATATGTTGGTCGGGCAGAATCTCTGGCTCCTGGTTTCTGGATTGGAGTTCAATATGATGAACCATTGGGAAAGCATGATGGCATGTAA
- the LOC117616347 gene encoding actin-related protein 2/3 complex subunit 4 isoform X1 yields the protein MSNTLRLYLTCIRNTLDAAMCLQNFPCQEVERHNKPEVELKTSSELLLNPVLICRNEAEKCLIETSINSLRISLKVKQADELENILTKKFLRFLSMRAEAFQVLRRKPVQGYDISFLITNYHCEEMQKHKLIDFIVQFMEDIDKEISELKMSVNTRGRLVATEFLKQFIRPTMFNEPLV from the exons ATG tcGAATACTTTGCGATTGTACTTGACGTGTATAAGGAACACTCTCGATGCCGCAATGTGCCTTCAG AATTTTCCTTGTCAAGAAGTTGAAAGGCATAACAAGCCGGAAGTTGAGCTAAA GACCAGCTCAGAACTTCTGCTAAATCCT GTTTTGATATGTCGAAATGAGGCTGAAAAATGCTTAATTGAGACATCTATTAATTCCCTTCGCATAAGCCTCAAG GTAAAGCAGGCAGATGAACTTGAAAATATACtaactaaaaaatttcttagaTTTTTATCGATGAGGGCAGAAGCATTCCAGGTATTGAGGAGAAAGCCAGTGCAG GGTTATGATATTAGTTTTCTTATAACAAATTACCATTGCGAGGAGATGCAGAAGCACAAGctcattgattttattgtACAGTTCATGGAG GACATTGATAAAGAGATAAGTGAATTAAAGATGTCAGTGAACACACGGGGGAGGCTGGTGGCCACAGAGTTTTTGAAACAATTTAT ACGTCCCACCATGTTTAATGAACCACTAGTGTAA
- the LOC117616347 gene encoding actin-related protein 2/3 complex subunit 4 isoform X4 — translation MSNTLRLYLTCIRNTLDAAMCLQNFPCQEVERHNKPEVELKTSSELLLNPVKQADELENILTKKFLRFLSMRAEAFQVLRRKPVQGYDISFLITNYHCEEMQKHKLIDFIVQFMEDIDKEISELKMSVNTRGRLVATEFLKQFIRPTMFNEPLV, via the exons ATG tcGAATACTTTGCGATTGTACTTGACGTGTATAAGGAACACTCTCGATGCCGCAATGTGCCTTCAG AATTTTCCTTGTCAAGAAGTTGAAAGGCATAACAAGCCGGAAGTTGAGCTAAA GACCAGCTCAGAACTTCTGCTAAATCCT GTAAAGCAGGCAGATGAACTTGAAAATATACtaactaaaaaatttcttagaTTTTTATCGATGAGGGCAGAAGCATTCCAGGTATTGAGGAGAAAGCCAGTGCAG GGTTATGATATTAGTTTTCTTATAACAAATTACCATTGCGAGGAGATGCAGAAGCACAAGctcattgattttattgtACAGTTCATGGAG GACATTGATAAAGAGATAAGTGAATTAAAGATGTCAGTGAACACACGGGGGAGGCTGGTGGCCACAGAGTTTTTGAAACAATTTAT ACGTCCCACCATGTTTAATGAACCACTAGTGTAA
- the LOC117616347 gene encoding actin-related protein 2/3 complex subunit 4 isoform X2: protein MSNTLRLYLTCIRNTLDAAMCLQNFPCQEVERHNKPEVELKTSSELLLNPVLICRNEAEKCLIETSINSLRISLKVKQADELENILTKKFLRFLSMRAEAFQVLRRKPVQGYDISFLITNYHCEEMQKHKLIDFIVQFMEDIDKEISELKMSVNTRGRLVATEFLKQFMNLT from the exons ATG tcGAATACTTTGCGATTGTACTTGACGTGTATAAGGAACACTCTCGATGCCGCAATGTGCCTTCAG AATTTTCCTTGTCAAGAAGTTGAAAGGCATAACAAGCCGGAAGTTGAGCTAAA GACCAGCTCAGAACTTCTGCTAAATCCT GTTTTGATATGTCGAAATGAGGCTGAAAAATGCTTAATTGAGACATCTATTAATTCCCTTCGCATAAGCCTCAAG GTAAAGCAGGCAGATGAACTTGAAAATATACtaactaaaaaatttcttagaTTTTTATCGATGAGGGCAGAAGCATTCCAGGTATTGAGGAGAAAGCCAGTGCAG GGTTATGATATTAGTTTTCTTATAACAAATTACCATTGCGAGGAGATGCAGAAGCACAAGctcattgattttattgtACAGTTCATGGAG GACATTGATAAAGAGATAAGTGAATTAAAGATGTCAGTGAACACACGGGGGAGGCTGGTGGCCACAGAGTTTTTGAAACAATTTAT GAATTTGACTTGA
- the LOC117616347 gene encoding actin-related protein 2/3 complex subunit 4 isoform X3: protein MSNTLRLYLTCIRNTLDAAMCLQNFPCQEVERHNKPEVELKTSSELLLNPVLICRNEAEKCLIETSINSLRISLKVKQADELENILTKKFLRFLSMRAEAFQVLRRKPVQGYDISFLITNYHCEEMQKHKLIDFIVQFMEDIDKEISELKMSVNTRGRLVATEFLKQFM, encoded by the exons ATG tcGAATACTTTGCGATTGTACTTGACGTGTATAAGGAACACTCTCGATGCCGCAATGTGCCTTCAG AATTTTCCTTGTCAAGAAGTTGAAAGGCATAACAAGCCGGAAGTTGAGCTAAA GACCAGCTCAGAACTTCTGCTAAATCCT GTTTTGATATGTCGAAATGAGGCTGAAAAATGCTTAATTGAGACATCTATTAATTCCCTTCGCATAAGCCTCAAG GTAAAGCAGGCAGATGAACTTGAAAATATACtaactaaaaaatttcttagaTTTTTATCGATGAGGGCAGAAGCATTCCAGGTATTGAGGAGAAAGCCAGTGCAG GGTTATGATATTAGTTTTCTTATAACAAATTACCATTGCGAGGAGATGCAGAAGCACAAGctcattgattttattgtACAGTTCATGGAG GACATTGATAAAGAGATAAGTGAATTAAAGATGTCAGTGAACACACGGGGGAGGCTGGTGGCCACAGAGTTTTTGAAACAATTTATGTAA